The following are encoded together in the Spirosoma oryzicola genome:
- a CDS encoding TonB-dependent receptor domain-containing protein, protein MKTNLFLITTLLLVGSLLTPGQAQSPTIPSSAPAKALPGTAGDQSPKGSARIVGSVMDSTQAKAVEFASIALYTKATGKAVDGTVADEKGKFTLTKLVAGQYDVLVSFVGFRNKTITNLTLTDGQTLDLGVIKLASSIKTLEEVTVVGQAALIEEKVDRLVYNAEKDITAKGGDASDVLRKVPMLTVDLDGNVSLRGSQNIRVLINNKPSTIVASSVSDALKQIPADQIKTVEVITSPSAKYDAEGSGGIINIITKKNSLQGLNLNVDSGVGNRGSMLSLNGNYRKGKAGFTLGGFGRAMYNTITKTNLDQTSQVNDVTTLTRQSGNGNSSGLFGQYNLGFDYDLAKNQSITAGVRYGVRNMLNQQDLVTQLFTNNTLMSTGNRNVDVKNLSGTVDANVDYLHTFKPQQEWSVSTLYSRNDLTNNFDANLFSGSGELTARQRNLNKNVNQEFTLQTDYQTPIRQNQLLEFGGKAIFRQVNSDYRYLLAGPSGGFTTEANNTLGELTYHQNIAAGYSSYTFTTKNRYTFKGGLRYEHTFIDASTREGGSLGIGDYGVLVPSVNASRTFKGTTLKLGFNRRIQRPGLQQLNPNFNAANPQNITIGNPRLNPELTNNVELGVSKSIGKTFINATFFGRVTNNAITQVSQPSDTIPGAIVTSYQNIGRQHAYGTNLFANVAASSKITVGLFLNAFYTSLTGQTMGLDGASIEQTNNGFNISGGTFMNATFKNGWGAQAFGFMQGSQVQLQGRQGGFGFYTIGVKKEFNNKKASLGLAAENFLTNRFNIHTVLNSPLLSQVNDVYLYNRGIRLTFTLKIGKMTMEAPRRKAKSVNNDDVKSDGSSQTQAGGGSTGGQSRP, encoded by the coding sequence ATGAAAACGAACCTCTTCCTAATCACTACCCTTTTGCTGGTAGGGAGTTTGCTAACGCCAGGCCAGGCTCAATCTCCGACAATCCCCTCCTCAGCCCCGGCCAAGGCGTTGCCGGGAACGGCGGGTGATCAAAGCCCAAAAGGAAGTGCCCGAATTGTTGGTTCCGTCATGGATTCGACCCAAGCTAAAGCTGTAGAATTTGCCAGTATAGCACTCTATACAAAGGCCACCGGAAAAGCGGTGGACGGTACGGTCGCAGATGAGAAAGGAAAATTTACGCTGACCAAGTTGGTTGCTGGTCAATACGATGTGCTGGTCAGCTTTGTCGGTTTTCGGAATAAGACCATCACCAACCTGACACTCACCGATGGACAAACCCTTGATCTGGGTGTGATCAAACTTGCTTCCAGCATCAAAACGCTGGAGGAAGTGACGGTGGTGGGGCAGGCTGCGCTGATCGAAGAGAAAGTAGACCGGCTGGTGTATAACGCGGAGAAAGACATTACGGCAAAGGGTGGTGACGCCAGCGATGTTCTGCGGAAAGTACCGATGCTTACCGTTGACCTGGACGGCAACGTGTCGCTTCGTGGAAGCCAGAATATTAGAGTGCTGATCAATAATAAGCCGTCTACAATTGTAGCCAGTAGCGTGTCGGATGCGCTCAAGCAAATTCCCGCTGACCAGATCAAAACCGTGGAAGTCATCACGAGTCCTTCGGCCAAGTACGACGCGGAAGGCTCCGGAGGGATAATCAATATCATTACCAAAAAGAACAGCCTGCAAGGCTTAAACCTCAATGTCGATTCGGGGGTAGGCAACCGGGGTTCCATGCTGTCACTCAACGGCAACTATCGCAAAGGTAAAGCAGGTTTTACGCTGGGCGGTTTTGGACGAGCCATGTACAACACCATCACCAAAACTAACCTTGATCAGACCAGCCAGGTAAACGACGTAACGACGCTGACCCGCCAAAGTGGTAACGGCAACAGTTCGGGTCTTTTCGGTCAGTACAATCTGGGCTTCGATTACGATCTGGCTAAAAACCAGAGTATCACAGCCGGTGTTCGTTATGGTGTGCGGAACATGCTCAATCAGCAAGATCTGGTAACGCAATTGTTTACCAACAACACGCTCATGTCAACCGGGAATCGAAATGTAGACGTTAAGAATCTATCGGGTACAGTGGATGCAAACGTCGATTACCTGCACACGTTCAAACCGCAGCAGGAATGGAGTGTGTCAACGCTTTATAGCCGCAATGATCTGACCAATAACTTTGACGCGAACCTGTTCAGTGGCAGTGGCGAGTTAACAGCCCGTCAACGAAACCTGAACAAAAACGTCAACCAGGAATTCACGCTGCAAACGGATTACCAGACTCCCATTCGGCAGAATCAGCTGTTGGAATTTGGGGGAAAAGCTATCTTCCGCCAAGTCAACAGTGACTACCGCTACTTGCTGGCTGGACCATCGGGTGGGTTTACGACGGAAGCAAACAATACACTGGGCGAACTGACCTACCATCAAAACATTGCTGCTGGATATTCATCCTACACGTTCACGACAAAAAATCGATACACGTTCAAGGGAGGACTGCGTTACGAGCATACCTTTATCGACGCCAGTACACGCGAAGGCGGTAGCCTCGGTATCGGTGATTATGGCGTATTAGTCCCTAGCGTAAATGCTTCCCGGACGTTCAAGGGAACAACGCTCAAACTTGGGTTCAACCGCCGGATTCAGCGTCCCGGTCTGCAACAGTTAAATCCAAACTTCAACGCGGCCAATCCCCAGAACATTACCATCGGTAACCCCCGGTTGAATCCTGAATTGACGAATAACGTTGAATTAGGAGTGAGTAAATCCATCGGCAAAACGTTTATCAACGCAACGTTTTTCGGTCGCGTCACCAACAACGCCATTACGCAGGTTAGCCAGCCTTCCGACACGATACCGGGCGCTATTGTTACCAGCTATCAGAACATCGGTCGTCAACACGCATACGGTACCAACCTGTTTGCCAACGTAGCCGCTAGTTCAAAAATTACGGTTGGCTTGTTTTTAAATGCCTTCTACACAAGTCTGACTGGCCAGACAATGGGTCTCGATGGCGCTTCCATTGAGCAAACTAACAACGGGTTCAACATCAGTGGGGGTACCTTTATGAACGCTACGTTCAAAAATGGATGGGGGGCTCAGGCGTTTGGCTTTATGCAGGGCTCGCAGGTGCAATTGCAGGGAAGACAGGGTGGATTCGGCTTCTACACAATCGGTGTCAAGAAAGAATTCAACAACAAGAAAGCCAGCCTTGGCCTAGCCGCCGAAAACTTTCTTACCAACCGATTTAACATCCACACGGTATTAAACTCGCCCTTGCTGAGTCAGGTCAACGATGTGTACTTGTATAACCGGGGTATTCGCCTGACATTTACCCTTAAAATTGGCAAGATGACGATGGAGGCCCCCCGTCGGAAAGCAAAATCGGTCAACAACGACGACGTGAAGAGTGATGGTTCTAGCCAGACTCAAGCGGGAGGAGGGTCTACGGGTGGTCAATCTCGCCCTTAA
- a CDS encoding enolase C-terminal domain-like protein, translating into MKRRHFLHQLTGATASALAWSPSVFGEAAQQVGFDDLMQHKIADVSYTEVQLTWPRFVGKNARRDIHGYGPKVTVCTLTTDQGAKGWGQPNGRRNDEIIAYVRGKRVADLFQPAQGVTDPKALAFDVPLHDLAGIILNQPVYQLLGQRKPILTKCYSGMIYFDELEPKAGQVQTMANGMDKIIENCASDYKLGYRQFKLKIGRGNMWMAKDAGLQRDIDVTKLVAKTFPDCEILVDANDGYTADGAISYLKGIGDIPLFWFEEPFAETVADYRKLREWTRANKPKTLLADGEYEPDQNLLRDLETQKLIDVHITDIMGYGFTPWRKLMPELKKMGILASPHAFGEVLKTNYTAHLTGGLGNTVTIEGVPCTSDDIDFGDYKIVKGQLVPSSAPGFGMKLLKSA; encoded by the coding sequence ATGAAACGCAGACACTTCTTACACCAATTGACCGGCGCAACGGCTTCTGCGCTGGCCTGGAGTCCGTCGGTATTCGGCGAAGCCGCTCAACAGGTCGGATTTGATGACCTCATGCAGCACAAAATTGCCGATGTCAGTTATACCGAGGTGCAACTGACGTGGCCGCGTTTTGTGGGTAAGAATGCCCGACGCGACATTCACGGCTATGGCCCTAAAGTCACGGTCTGTACGCTGACGACGGATCAGGGGGCCAAAGGCTGGGGGCAACCCAACGGTCGCCGGAATGATGAAATCATTGCCTACGTGCGGGGCAAGCGGGTTGCCGATCTATTCCAGCCCGCTCAGGGAGTGACTGACCCCAAAGCCCTCGCGTTTGATGTACCGCTGCACGATCTGGCAGGCATAATTTTAAACCAACCGGTTTATCAGCTGCTTGGTCAGCGAAAGCCTATTCTGACCAAGTGCTACAGCGGCATGATTTATTTCGATGAGCTGGAGCCAAAGGCGGGGCAGGTACAGACGATGGCAAACGGCATGGACAAAATCATCGAGAACTGCGCCAGCGACTACAAACTTGGCTACCGACAGTTCAAGCTAAAAATTGGACGGGGTAATATGTGGATGGCAAAAGATGCGGGCTTACAGCGCGACATCGACGTGACTAAACTAGTAGCCAAGACTTTTCCCGACTGTGAGATACTGGTCGATGCCAACGATGGGTACACCGCTGACGGAGCGATTTCGTATCTGAAAGGGATCGGAGATATTCCGCTATTCTGGTTTGAGGAACCCTTTGCCGAGACCGTGGCCGATTACCGCAAACTTCGCGAATGGACCCGTGCGAACAAACCGAAAACCTTGCTGGCCGACGGCGAGTACGAACCCGACCAAAATCTTCTACGCGACTTAGAAACGCAGAAGCTGATCGACGTGCACATTACCGACATTATGGGCTACGGATTTACCCCCTGGCGGAAACTAATGCCGGAACTAAAAAAGATGGGCATTTTGGCATCACCGCATGCGTTTGGCGAAGTGCTGAAAACCAACTACACGGCCCACCTGACCGGCGGCCTTGGCAACACGGTAACCATTGAGGGTGTTCCCTGTACCAGCGACGACATTGATTTTGGCGATTATAAAATTGTAAAAGGGCAGCTTGTCCCGTCGTCTGCGCCGGGGTTTGGTATGAAATTGCTTAAAAGCGCCTGA
- a CDS encoding helix-turn-helix domain-containing protein produces the protein MKRFKTISEFLQFRHLPRPEHPLISVFKVESVETSNLLNEPASWCCDFYCVALKRVASTQDVKLKYGQQTYDYDEGILSFVSPNQVLSLTVDPNAVQLKQSGWMLLIHPDFLWNTSLAKTIHHHDFWDYSVSEALFLSEKEEIQLVTILNTIQQECHSNLDTFSKRIIVSHLETLLNYADRFYHRQFITRDKTNHQLLEQLETWLNAYFDQDDLITKGLPAVGQIADALHVSPKYLSSLLKALTGQTAQQHIHQKLIEKAKEKLSTTDLTISEIAYELGFEHLQSFSKLFKTKTNQSPLAFRASFH, from the coding sequence GTGAAGCGCTTTAAAACCATCAGCGAGTTTCTACAATTCCGACACCTGCCCCGACCGGAGCACCCGCTGATTAGTGTGTTTAAAGTAGAGTCCGTTGAAACTTCGAATCTTCTGAACGAACCAGCGTCCTGGTGTTGCGACTTCTACTGCGTTGCGCTCAAGCGAGTAGCTAGTACCCAGGATGTCAAATTGAAGTATGGGCAGCAAACTTATGATTACGACGAAGGTATTCTATCTTTCGTATCACCAAATCAAGTACTAAGCCTGACTGTTGATCCGAACGCTGTCCAACTCAAACAATCCGGATGGATGCTGCTCATTCATCCGGATTTTCTCTGGAACACCTCCCTGGCCAAAACCATTCATCACCATGATTTTTGGGACTACTCGGTCAGTGAAGCGTTGTTTCTATCCGAAAAAGAAGAGATTCAGCTGGTTACGATTCTCAACACGATTCAGCAGGAGTGCCATTCAAACCTGGATACGTTTAGTAAACGCATCATCGTTTCGCACCTGGAAACCCTGCTCAATTACGCCGACCGCTTTTACCACCGGCAGTTTATCACCCGGGATAAAACCAATCATCAGCTTCTGGAGCAGTTGGAAACGTGGCTAAATGCTTATTTTGACCAGGATGATCTAATTACCAAAGGGTTGCCAGCGGTTGGGCAGATCGCCGATGCCTTACATGTATCGCCTAAATATTTGAGTAGCCTTTTAAAAGCGCTAACCGGACAAACCGCCCAGCAGCACATCCACCAGAAACTAATCGAGAAAGCGAAAGAAAAGCTGTCCACCACGGATCTAACCATTAGCGAGATCGCTTACGAATTAGGCTTTGAGCATCTTCAATCGTTTAGTAAGCTGTTCAAAACAAAAACCAACCAGTCTCCGCTGGCGTTCAGGGCTTCCTTTCATTAA
- a CDS encoding NADP-dependent oxidoreductase, giving the protein MKAIRIHAFGGPEVMKLDEVEQPIPATDEILVRVYATSVNPADYIIRQGGNEVLRSFLKLPLGLGLDVAGVVELIGSAITRFKVGDKVYGVPNFPGDGSYAEYIAAKASQFWLMPQNISFNEAGALPSCALIAWNGIVDLGNVSPGKRVLIHGAAGGVGNLAVQFAKAKGGYVIGTASAHNVEFLTELGADEVIDYRNQQFEELLHDIDVVFNASPVRDESVRIKSVEVMKAGSIFVCTHLDEPFSDDFLTALVQKNATATLVGQGSVTTYTSSLDGVTQLIEEGKVKAVVSQVYPLEEVAQAHRQSETKHVRGKIVLQIRNED; this is encoded by the coding sequence ATGAAAGCAATTAGAATCCATGCCTTCGGTGGACCCGAAGTGATGAAACTCGACGAAGTTGAACAACCTATTCCCGCTACCGACGAAATCCTGGTGAGGGTATATGCTACTAGTGTTAATCCGGCGGATTATATTATCCGTCAGGGCGGTAACGAGGTGTTGCGGTCTTTTCTGAAATTACCCCTAGGATTGGGGTTGGATGTGGCCGGCGTGGTCGAGCTAATCGGCAGCGCAATTACCCGCTTTAAGGTGGGGGATAAGGTGTATGGCGTCCCAAATTTCCCCGGCGATGGTAGTTATGCCGAATACATTGCAGCCAAAGCCAGCCAGTTTTGGTTGATGCCTCAAAACATCAGCTTTAATGAAGCGGGAGCGCTGCCCTCCTGTGCCTTGATTGCCTGGAATGGCATCGTCGATCTTGGGAACGTTAGTCCAGGAAAACGGGTGCTAATTCACGGGGCAGCTGGTGGGGTCGGTAACCTGGCCGTGCAGTTTGCCAAGGCCAAGGGTGGCTATGTGATTGGAACGGCTTCGGCTCATAATGTTGAATTTTTGACCGAGCTAGGGGCCGACGAAGTGATCGATTACCGCAACCAGCAATTTGAGGAATTATTGCACGACATTGACGTGGTGTTCAATGCCTCGCCGGTCCGCGACGAGAGCGTTCGGATCAAGTCGGTTGAGGTGATGAAGGCAGGTAGTATTTTTGTATGTACGCATCTGGACGAACCCTTTAGCGATGATTTTTTGACCGCACTGGTTCAAAAGAATGCGACAGCCACCCTGGTTGGGCAAGGAAGCGTAACGACCTACACGTCATCCCTGGACGGGGTTACCCAGCTTATTGAGGAAGGAAAAGTAAAAGCCGTGGTGAGCCAGGTATACCCTTTAGAGGAAGTGGCCCAGGCCCACCGCCAAAGCGAAACCAAACACGTACGCGGTAAAATTGTTCTGCAAATACGAAACGAAGACTAG
- a CDS encoding sensor histidine kinase codes for MADKLTFRQKWQIAIRLIVLYSPMLLYVNLPESVRNPAKLLEIAPFVLVFVSIALGLFFIWITATDWIQQQLFRLFGADFLLEFNWLAMILTMLISLGLAALYAKVFHLILSALFTLFFQVYLGQPSQPHEPPFSPEVFAYLQRVNQVFNVVIILSTFYLTIISRSYQQLKDVQLRAERSEKEAALSQVEALKHQLSPHFLFNSLSILTSMVHEDADLSEQYIKQLAKVYRYSLEQRDQELVSLKTEVDFMRAYTFLLQIRFENKFDVSIDLSPTQLNQYRIAPLSLQLLVENAVKHNRMSVKEPLQVRIYCRDETLIIENPWQPRDQPERSTGVGLQNIINRYALLTDRTIEYGKQDESFIVKIPLLP; via the coding sequence ATGGCCGACAAACTAACCTTCCGACAAAAATGGCAAATAGCCATACGACTTATAGTGCTGTATTCACCCATGCTCTTGTACGTGAACCTGCCTGAGTCCGTGCGCAATCCGGCCAAGCTGCTGGAGATTGCTCCGTTTGTTTTAGTCTTTGTATCAATCGCTCTGGGGCTATTCTTTATTTGGATTACGGCTACTGACTGGATTCAGCAGCAGCTATTCCGCCTATTTGGTGCCGACTTTCTGCTGGAATTTAACTGGCTGGCCATGATTCTGACGATGCTGATCTCGCTGGGTCTGGCTGCGCTTTACGCCAAAGTGTTTCACCTGATCCTGTCGGCCTTGTTTACCCTGTTTTTTCAAGTTTACCTGGGCCAGCCTTCCCAACCCCATGAACCCCCGTTTTCTCCCGAGGTATTTGCTTATCTGCAACGGGTGAACCAGGTTTTTAACGTGGTCATTATCTTATCGACATTCTATCTAACCATTATCTCCCGCTCGTATCAGCAACTGAAAGATGTCCAGCTTCGGGCAGAACGCTCGGAGAAAGAAGCCGCGCTTAGTCAAGTAGAAGCCCTGAAACATCAACTTAGTCCTCATTTTCTGTTTAACAGCCTGAGTATTCTCACCTCAATGGTACACGAGGATGCGGATCTTTCCGAGCAATATATCAAGCAGTTGGCTAAAGTGTACCGCTACAGCCTCGAACAGCGGGACCAGGAACTTGTCTCGCTCAAAACGGAAGTCGATTTCATGCGTGCTTACACGTTTCTGCTTCAGATCCGCTTTGAAAACAAGTTTGACGTGTCCATTGATCTTTCACCGACTCAATTGAATCAGTACCGTATTGCCCCCCTATCACTTCAGTTGCTGGTCGAAAATGCCGTCAAGCACAATCGCATGTCGGTCAAGGAACCGCTACAGGTGCGGATTTACTGCCGGGACGAAACATTGATTATCGAAAATCCCTGGCAACCCCGCGACCAACCCGAACGGTCTACGGGTGTCGGTCTGCAAAACATTATCAACCGCTATGCCCTGCTCACGGACCGGACGATTGAGTATGGCAAACAGGATGAATCGTTTATCGTCAAAATCCCTCTCCTACCATGA
- a CDS encoding LytR/AlgR family response regulator transcription factor, with product MNVVIIEDEDRTAHQLERMLKKYDPRVQVLTQLPSVKEAVDWFSGNPQPDLAFMDIHLEDGLAFRIFEQLDLTLPVIFTTAYDEYVLKAFKVNSIDYLLKPVDYDELVAALTKFKSIRSEPALPNLNALLQFMQQPQPSGFKERFMVSIGTKIHSVEVSDSAYFYSEDKATFLVTKGGQLLPLEYSLDQVAGLLNPTHFFRVNRQFIVARTAIQSINAYSAGKLKLDLRPTARQEVFVSMSRVSEFKDWLGR from the coding sequence ATGAACGTCGTCATTATTGAAGATGAAGACCGTACCGCTCACCAGCTGGAGCGAATGTTGAAAAAGTATGATCCCCGCGTGCAGGTGCTTACCCAACTGCCTTCGGTAAAGGAAGCGGTCGACTGGTTTAGCGGAAATCCACAACCCGATCTGGCCTTTATGGATATTCACCTGGAGGACGGACTGGCTTTTCGCATTTTTGAGCAGCTTGATCTTACCTTGCCTGTAATCTTCACCACTGCCTACGACGAGTATGTGCTTAAAGCCTTCAAGGTCAATAGCATCGACTACCTGCTTAAACCCGTCGATTATGATGAGTTGGTTGCCGCATTGACCAAATTCAAAAGCATCCGAAGCGAACCCGCATTGCCAAACCTGAATGCACTGCTTCAATTTATGCAACAGCCGCAGCCCAGTGGGTTCAAAGAGCGGTTTATGGTCAGTATTGGTACTAAGATTCACAGCGTGGAGGTGAGCGATAGCGCTTACTTTTATTCCGAGGACAAAGCCACATTTCTGGTCACGAAAGGGGGCCAGTTGTTGCCGCTTGAATACAGTCTGGATCAGGTAGCCGGTTTATTGAATCCCACTCATTTCTTTCGGGTTAACCGCCAATTCATCGTCGCCCGAACGGCTATTCAATCCATCAATGCGTATTCTGCCGGGAAGCTAAAGCTTGATTTGCGGCCTACAGCCCGGCAGGAGGTATTTGTCAGTATGAGCCGCGTTTCCGAATTTAAAGATTGGCTGGGTCGGTAA
- a CDS encoding family 43 glycosylhydrolase — translation MKVYHVAVPICLAILLTVSSGWLRPLAVHRDEPRKMMYGDRSRLGRPYAKDPHVVKFKGRYLMYFSVPAYTDSAGVKHGWGIGVAESRNLVDWQKIAEIPPVADYEKAGICAPGALLKDGKIHLFYQTYGGGPKDAICHAWSDDGIHFTRNATNPIFRPTGDWNCGRAIDAEVYRFKNNYFLYFATRDPAYKNQILGVAATPLKTTFNRDEWKQLSTDGPILKPELPWEGECIEGASVIERKGELVMFYAGAYNNWPQQIGVAHSKDGLHWERMQSEPFLKNGAPGSWNASESGHPHVFDDTNKQTYLFYQGNNDKGHTWLLSNEKLTWKGAKPMLP, via the coding sequence ATGAAAGTATACCACGTTGCGGTGCCCATATGTCTGGCGATCCTGTTGACGGTGAGCAGCGGCTGGTTGCGTCCACTCGCTGTTCACCGCGATGAGCCCCGAAAAATGATGTATGGCGACCGGTCGCGATTAGGACGACCCTACGCAAAAGATCCGCACGTGGTTAAGTTCAAAGGCCGTTACCTGATGTATTTTTCCGTACCCGCCTACACGGACTCTGCCGGGGTAAAGCACGGTTGGGGAATTGGTGTCGCCGAGAGCCGGAATCTCGTTGACTGGCAGAAAATTGCGGAAATACCTCCCGTTGCTGATTACGAAAAAGCGGGTATCTGCGCGCCCGGTGCTTTGCTGAAAGACGGAAAAATACACCTGTTCTACCAGACCTACGGCGGTGGCCCTAAAGACGCCATCTGTCATGCGTGGTCGGACGACGGCATTCATTTCACGCGTAACGCAACCAATCCCATCTTTCGCCCTACGGGCGATTGGAACTGCGGTCGGGCAATTGATGCGGAGGTGTATCGGTTTAAGAATAACTACTTTCTTTACTTCGCTACCCGCGATCCGGCCTACAAAAATCAGATTCTGGGCGTGGCGGCAACGCCGTTGAAAACGACCTTCAATCGCGACGAATGGAAGCAACTGTCTACCGATGGGCCAATTTTAAAACCAGAACTGCCCTGGGAAGGAGAGTGCATCGAAGGGGCGTCGGTAATCGAGCGGAAGGGAGAGCTGGTGATGTTTTATGCGGGAGCCTACAACAACTGGCCGCAACAGATCGGCGTCGCGCACAGCAAAGATGGATTGCACTGGGAACGGATGCAGTCAGAACCTTTTCTGAAAAACGGTGCGCCGGGCAGCTGGAACGCCAGCGAATCAGGACATCCGCACGTATTTGACGATACGAACAAACAAACCTATCTGTTTTACCAAGGCAATAATGACAAGGGTCATACCTGGCTGTTGTCCAATGAAAAGCTGACCTGGAAAGGTGCTAAGCCAATGCTGCCTTAA
- a CDS encoding glycoside hydrolase family 2 protein, translated as MSRWEKQITAENAWREYPRPQLVRRQWQNLNGMWEYAITPKTAPAPTTFAGQILVPFCVESTVSKVNKPLSPDQRLWYRRNVAIPRDWNGQRVLLHFGAVDYECNLWVNGGLVGSHTGGSDAFSFDITNYLKDGQNQVLLGVTDPTSTDEQPRGKQLLNPNGIWYTPVSGIWQTVWMEPVPKVAHIEEVRLTPEVDSGRVRVDVSLNTTLDKPTTAIRITALDGNQTVATTIVREGRPAHLPISNPKLWSPDRPFLYDYRVELVTVTDPFAGRPNNQRMHRNEGERAAYAQATVTGNPTDVVTGYFAMRKIALGPGPVAQQPVLLLNNQFVFQNGPLDQGWWPGSLLTPPSDEAMTFEIDFLKKSGFNMLRKHIKVEPDRYYYLCDKLGILVWQDMPSGFLEGQNEWPGDQSEPVRRSKAKEQYELELRRMMNQLHSHPSIVTWVVQNEGWGQYENPRLAAWVKGMDPSRVVNAISGWNDRNAGDFYDIHTYEPEPKAPAPKSDRVVVIGEFGGIGWPVQGHLWNPDMRNWGYQTYHSADEVLKAYQKKYAKIIDYKQKQALSAAVYTQTTDVEGEVNGLLTYDREVIKIPVETLRQIHAPLFTK; from the coding sequence ATGAGCCGCTGGGAAAAACAGATTACGGCCGAAAACGCCTGGCGTGAGTACCCTCGTCCACAACTAGTCCGCCGACAATGGCAAAACCTTAACGGAATGTGGGAGTACGCCATCACCCCAAAAACGGCCCCCGCCCCAACAACGTTTGCCGGCCAGATTCTGGTACCGTTCTGTGTAGAATCGACCGTATCGAAAGTTAACAAACCGCTCTCCCCCGACCAGCGGCTGTGGTACCGCCGGAACGTAGCCATACCTCGTGACTGGAACGGGCAACGGGTGTTATTGCATTTTGGCGCGGTCGATTACGAATGCAATCTGTGGGTGAACGGCGGGCTGGTCGGTTCGCACACAGGCGGTTCAGACGCCTTTTCATTTGACATAACAAACTATCTTAAAGACGGTCAGAATCAAGTGTTGCTAGGCGTAACCGATCCGACGTCGACCGATGAACAACCACGCGGTAAACAGCTGCTTAACCCCAATGGCATCTGGTACACGCCAGTATCGGGTATCTGGCAGACGGTCTGGATGGAGCCGGTTCCCAAGGTTGCCCACATCGAAGAAGTACGCCTGACACCCGAAGTTGATTCGGGCCGGGTACGGGTAGATGTATCGTTGAACACGACATTGGATAAGCCCACAACGGCGATTCGGATAACCGCGCTGGATGGCAATCAGACCGTAGCCACGACGATAGTACGGGAAGGACGCCCCGCTCACCTGCCCATCAGCAATCCCAAATTATGGTCGCCTGACCGCCCGTTTTTGTACGATTATCGCGTCGAACTGGTAACGGTAACCGATCCTTTTGCGGGTCGCCCCAACAACCAGCGGATGCACCGAAATGAAGGGGAGCGAGCGGCTTACGCGCAGGCAACTGTAACGGGCAATCCAACCGACGTTGTTACGGGCTATTTTGCCATGCGTAAAATCGCGCTCGGTCCAGGTCCGGTCGCGCAACAGCCGGTCCTGCTGCTCAACAACCAGTTTGTGTTTCAGAACGGACCGCTTGATCAGGGCTGGTGGCCAGGTAGTTTGTTAACCCCTCCCTCCGACGAGGCCATGACGTTCGAGATTGATTTCCTGAAAAAGTCGGGGTTCAACATGCTCCGTAAGCACATCAAAGTAGAGCCGGATCGCTACTACTACCTCTGCGATAAGCTCGGAATTTTGGTCTGGCAGGACATGCCATCGGGTTTTCTGGAAGGACAGAATGAATGGCCGGGCGATCAAAGCGAACCCGTTCGTCGGTCAAAGGCGAAGGAACAGTATGAACTGGAACTGCGCCGGATGATGAATCAATTGCACAGCCATCCCAGCATTGTGACGTGGGTGGTGCAAAACGAAGGTTGGGGACAATATGAAAACCCACGTTTAGCGGCTTGGGTTAAAGGAATGGACCCGAGCCGGGTGGTCAACGCCATTAGCGGCTGGAACGACCGGAACGCGGGCGATTTCTACGACATTCATACCTACGAGCCAGAACCGAAGGCCCCGGCCCCGAAATCAGATCGCGTGGTGGTCATCGGTGAGTTTGGTGGTATTGGCTGGCCGGTGCAAGGCCATTTGTGGAATCCTGACATGCGCAACTGGGGTTACCAGACCTACCATTCGGCTGATGAGGTCCTAAAAGCGTACCAGAAAAAATACGCCAAGATCATTGATTATAAACAGAAACAGGCGCTGTCGGCAGCCGTCTACACGCAGACAACCGACGTGGAAGGCGAAGTCAATGGCTTGCTGACCTACGACCGGGAAGTAATCAAGATTCCGGTCGAAACACTGCGTCAGATTCACGCACCCCTTTTTACCAAATAA